One genomic segment of Kordiimonas sp. SCSIO 12603 includes these proteins:
- a CDS encoding patatin-like phospholipase family protein yields MFDTRNSLVLSGGNVKGSYQAGALKALFNHTFPDGSKFKPGAIYGVSVGAMNGGFIADRAGQAALKGQEPDWPEIGNELEAFWRNNITSFASIGKKRSAFSLALKIIGGKFNGLTKMDGAAELARANIRYENLKASKTYYACGVTNMRTGDYFDADVGTFGEDILDYVIASTREPVNMPIMWVKDQPLVDGGVRNIAPLAPAIKRGAEKMAIIAMKPDHMSVVESKKEFGNMLKLLKRTLGTLTNEIMNNDLEKVRDINAACQKELDAGGQVHTAGKRIIEFVEVRPQERLAIDSTDFTSDDIKRLIKQGEEEAKEQLAKGWLTGNE; encoded by the coding sequence ATGTTTGACACGCGTAATTCACTTGTTCTTTCTGGCGGTAATGTAAAAGGCTCTTATCAAGCGGGGGCGCTCAAAGCGCTTTTCAATCACACCTTCCCTGATGGCAGCAAATTTAAACCCGGTGCTATATACGGCGTTTCCGTTGGGGCTATGAACGGCGGTTTCATTGCTGACCGCGCTGGTCAAGCAGCCCTTAAAGGCCAAGAGCCAGATTGGCCTGAAATCGGTAATGAACTTGAAGCCTTTTGGCGAAACAACATCACCAGCTTTGCCTCTATCGGCAAAAAACGCAGTGCCTTTTCACTCGCCCTGAAAATAATTGGCGGCAAATTCAATGGCCTTACGAAAATGGATGGGGCCGCAGAACTAGCCCGTGCCAACATTCGTTATGAAAACTTAAAGGCCAGTAAAACTTATTATGCCTGCGGCGTAACCAACATGCGCACCGGTGATTATTTTGACGCGGATGTTGGCACCTTTGGGGAAGATATTTTGGATTATGTCATAGCGTCCACCCGTGAACCTGTGAACATGCCGATCATGTGGGTAAAAGACCAGCCTCTTGTGGATGGTGGTGTCAGGAACATTGCCCCTCTTGCTCCGGCGATTAAGCGCGGTGCAGAAAAAATGGCAATCATAGCCATGAAACCTGATCATATGTCTGTAGTGGAATCCAAGAAAGAATTCGGCAATATGCTGAAGCTTCTCAAACGTACACTTGGGACTCTCACCAACGAGATTATGAATAATGATCTGGAGAAAGTGCGCGATATCAACGCAGCCTGCCAAAAGGAACTGGACGCGGGCGGGCAAGTTCATACTGCTGGGAAACGGATCATTGAATTCGTTGAAGTCCGACCACAGGAGCGCCTTGCCATTGATTCAACGGATTTCACATCTGATGATATAAAGCGCCTTATCAAACAAGGTGAAGAAGAAGCAAAAGAACAACTCGCCAAAGGTTGGCTCACCGGCAACGAATAA
- a CDS encoding phytanoyl-CoA dioxygenase family protein: protein MFPVSGLTFTEHGAELIDDFLSPASLKSLQTATDTLTLPTIKGGLRNAETKIPLISKTIEIEAIQERLEAYLAPPLSLVRAIYFDKTIDQNWLVPWHQDLTIAVDRFFECEGWENWTQKDGIWHVQAPLAVLENMITLRIHLDDTDQRNGCLNIVPSSHALGRIPHRTITSITAQSGHTACVANAGSALIMRPHIIHSSKKGTKPSRRRIIHLEFSSFQLPEDVNWA from the coding sequence ATGTTTCCAGTATCAGGCTTAACATTTACGGAGCACGGAGCAGAACTCATTGATGATTTTCTGTCTCCAGCTTCGCTCAAATCTCTACAAACGGCTACCGACACATTAACGCTCCCCACTATTAAAGGCGGCTTAAGGAATGCGGAAACAAAAATCCCATTAATTAGCAAAACAATTGAAATTGAAGCGATTCAAGAACGCCTTGAGGCTTATTTGGCACCTCCCCTATCCCTTGTGAGAGCTATCTATTTTGATAAAACTATAGATCAAAATTGGTTAGTTCCTTGGCATCAGGATTTAACTATTGCGGTTGATCGTTTTTTTGAATGCGAGGGCTGGGAAAATTGGACTCAAAAAGATGGTATCTGGCATGTCCAAGCGCCACTCGCGGTGTTGGAGAATATGATCACGCTACGCATTCATTTAGATGATACGGATCAAAGAAATGGATGTCTGAATATAGTACCTTCCAGTCACGCCTTAGGTCGTATACCACATAGAACTATCACAAGCATCACAGCACAATCAGGCCACACTGCGTGTGTGGCTAACGCTGGCTCGGCACTTATCATGAGACCTCATATTATACATTCTTCAAAAAAAGGCACAAAGCCATCAAGGCGTCGAATTATTCATCTGGAGTTCTCCAGTTTTCAATTACCTGAAGACGTTAATTGGGCTTGA
- a CDS encoding tRNA (guanosine(46)-N(7))-methyltransferase TrmB: MQQKSRTIESNQTGPHERLEATVLKHLKADFKKPIADHTQRVFDEVNKLVSKHAGSVVFDSCCGVGDSTRLIARDHPDHLVIGIDKSASRVTRERLQVDPENMILRRADLNDFYRLMVTAGWQVEKHFVLYPNPWPKSAHLGRRWHGAPVFPYMLKLGGQFEMRSNWKLYLEEFQIALKLAGHVSELEGFEPEEYLTPFEKKYHESGQQVYRLITDIKPN; encoded by the coding sequence ATGCAGCAGAAATCCAGAACAATTGAAAGTAACCAAACAGGCCCGCATGAACGGCTTGAAGCGACTGTGCTTAAGCATTTGAAGGCTGATTTTAAAAAGCCGATTGCGGATCATACCCAGCGTGTTTTTGACGAAGTGAATAAGCTTGTGAGTAAACATGCGGGTTCGGTAGTTTTCGATAGTTGCTGCGGTGTTGGGGATAGCACGCGATTGATCGCGAGAGATCATCCTGATCATTTGGTAATTGGTATTGATAAATCAGCAAGCCGGGTAACCCGCGAAAGATTGCAGGTCGACCCTGAAAACATGATCCTTCGGCGGGCAGATTTAAATGATTTTTACCGTTTGATGGTGACAGCAGGTTGGCAGGTGGAAAAGCATTTTGTGCTTTATCCTAATCCTTGGCCGAAATCGGCCCATTTAGGGCGTCGTTGGCACGGAGCACCTGTATTTCCCTATATGTTGAAACTTGGTGGCCAGTTTGAAATGAGGTCAAACTGGAAGCTGTATCTGGAAGAGTTTCAGATTGCTTTGAAACTAGCTGGGCATGTTTCAGAGTTAGAGGGATTTGAACCAGAAGAATATCTCACACCTTTTGAGAAAAAATACCATGAGAGCGGTCAGCAGGTTTACCGACTAATTACTGACATCAAGCCCAATTAA
- a CDS encoding hemolysin III family protein: MATAEKSIRPYSVMEEIVHAGTHGVGIVLAAIAMVFLLLKASDQGVLSITAVSIYAGCMILMYGCSTLYHSMFKSKLQPFFKMLDHSAIYFKIAGSYTPFALITLPASTGIWVMVGVWGAALSGTLFKLIAFLRKSGKKMNYISLAIYLAMGWAGVLMVGPLAESLPKEALYWLFAGGAFFTIGAIFYAIKSVAYFHAVWHVFVLLGSASHFFAIYLYVI; this comes from the coding sequence ATGGCAACTGCAGAAAAGAGCATCCGCCCCTATAGCGTTATGGAAGAAATCGTCCACGCTGGTACTCACGGGGTAGGAATTGTTCTGGCGGCAATTGCTATGGTGTTTTTACTTCTTAAAGCCAGTGATCAAGGCGTTTTATCCATCACTGCCGTTTCCATTTACGCAGGCTGTATGATTTTAATGTATGGCTGTTCCACGCTTTACCACAGCATGTTTAAAAGCAAGTTGCAGCCGTTTTTTAAGATGCTGGATCACTCAGCTATCTATTTTAAAATTGCTGGCAGTTACACGCCATTTGCTCTGATTACACTTCCTGCTTCAACTGGTATTTGGGTTATGGTTGGTGTTTGGGGGGCAGCGCTTTCAGGTACGCTATTCAAGCTGATCGCTTTTCTTCGCAAAAGCGGTAAGAAGATGAATTATATCTCGCTTGCCATTTATTTGGCCATGGGGTGGGCTGGGGTGTTGATGGTTGGGCCTCTCGCTGAAAGTTTGCCTAAAGAAGCACTCTATTGGTTATTCGCTGGTGGGGCTTTTTTCACTATTGGCGCAATTTTCTATGCGATCAAATCTGTCGCTTATTTCCATGCTGTTTGGCATGTATTTGTGCTTTTGGGCAGTGCTAGTCATTTCTTTGCGATCTACCTTTATGTGATTTAA
- a CDS encoding DMT family transporter, with amino-acid sequence MTGKSIYMFAALFAGAVLPLQALINARLGTAVGGASSASAISFAVGTLGLMIFLAVTKMPNFNTAQLASLPWWAWIGGLLGAYFVATATMTAPVLGAASMVALVIGGQVVASLFLDHYGIMNEAQPINWQKASGALLLIIGVYMITRPTPTDIPGA; translated from the coding sequence GTGACAGGTAAGTCCATTTATATGTTCGCGGCATTGTTTGCCGGAGCAGTTTTGCCGCTTCAGGCATTGATTAATGCCCGCTTAGGAACTGCGGTTGGCGGAGCTAGTTCAGCGTCTGCGATTTCGTTTGCTGTAGGCACTCTTGGCCTGATGATTTTTCTAGCCGTTACCAAAATGCCAAACTTCAATACAGCTCAACTAGCTTCTTTGCCCTGGTGGGCTTGGATTGGCGGCTTGCTTGGCGCTTATTTTGTTGCGACCGCTACAATGACAGCTCCGGTATTAGGGGCCGCGAGTATGGTTGCCCTGGTTATTGGTGGGCAGGTCGTTGCTTCACTTTTCCTTGATCACTACGGAATTATGAATGAAGCTCAGCCTATTAATTGGCAAAAAGCCAGTGGTGCGCTACTCTTGATCATAGGCGTCTATATGATTACGCGCCCAACGCCAACGGATATCCCGGGGGCATAA
- a CDS encoding class I SAM-dependent methyltransferase has product MQTPLFIAEHSCHARGFIGSMIAKWMAFATAGANEKAVSLLDIQNGEKVLDFGTGHGRTLGLIHNRTPDGLTVGLDNSPIMIKEAIRRNKSHIENNTMEIYQSHGASLKFSDGYFDKALMVHSCYFLHPLEEYFAEMKRALKKDGVFVVCFQRRRQHRPNTLPDEVYRLRTAEEMKVLLWDAGFTLTEEAVLEKGNKPLVWLKVQA; this is encoded by the coding sequence ATGCAAACGCCGCTTTTCATCGCGGAACATAGCTGTCATGCACGCGGTTTTATAGGAAGCATGATTGCTAAATGGATGGCGTTTGCAACCGCTGGGGCAAATGAAAAAGCCGTTTCACTGCTAGACATCCAGAATGGTGAAAAAGTGCTTGATTTTGGGACCGGACACGGTCGTACTCTTGGTCTTATCCATAACAGAACGCCAGACGGGCTTACGGTTGGGCTGGATAACAGCCCTATTATGATTAAAGAAGCTATCCGACGAAACAAAAGCCATATCGAAAACAACACTATGGAAATATACCAATCCCATGGTGCCTCGCTTAAATTCTCTGATGGATATTTCGACAAAGCCCTAATGGTGCACAGCTGTTACTTTCTTCATCCACTCGAAGAATATTTTGCTGAGATGAAACGTGCCTTGAAAAAAGACGGTGTTTTTGTTGTTTGCTTTCAACGCCGGAGACAACATAGACCGAATACACTGCCTGACGAAGTTTACCGACTGAGAACAGCTGAAGAAATGAAGGTTCTGCTCTGGGATGCAGGCTTTACTCTTACCGAAGAAGCAGTGCTTGAAAAAGGTAACAAGCCACTCGTCTGGCTGAAGGTGCAAGCGTAA
- a CDS encoding MAPEG family protein: METAYYYLGLSGVLTVLLWAPYIVARMVGWGIPTFLNNYPENFPAVTPEQPLWASRAQRAHLNMVETMPAFIAVVLAAGFLLDAGAGAAVAMWAEVFFFARVIHAVVYILGVPFLRTPVYLVSWFSILAIGSLFLV; the protein is encoded by the coding sequence ATGGAAACAGCATATTATTATCTAGGCCTGAGTGGCGTACTAACAGTACTTCTATGGGCACCTTATATTGTGGCAAGAATGGTTGGTTGGGGTATTCCTACATTCCTCAATAACTATCCTGAAAACTTTCCTGCGGTAACACCAGAGCAGCCTTTGTGGGCTTCTAGAGCACAGCGCGCGCATCTTAACATGGTAGAGACAATGCCTGCTTTTATCGCAGTTGTCTTGGCGGCGGGTTTTCTTCTAGACGCTGGTGCGGGTGCTGCAGTTGCGATGTGGGCTGAAGTATTCTTTTTTGCACGAGTTATCCACGCCGTGGTTTACATTCTCGGTGTGCCATTCTTGCGTACACCAGTTTATTTAGTTTCATGGTTTTCTATTCTGGCGATTGGCTCCCTATTCCTTGTCTAA
- a CDS encoding AraC family transcriptional regulator, with the protein MDVFSDILDLVKFQGCLYFTTCFTNTWGVEVPTFKKVARFHYIEEGECWVSVGGAEPVQLLPGDFIIIPNGSMHLLRNHPSSKVYPLTEVLEDGSFDETGRLTYSNTSSASSPQPATRLICGHLEFDDGYDHPLFAQLPSFILIKGKEAKNFSWFDQALKMMTLETNTKRPGHDAIEKRLSEILFLHAIRVWIETSGGPKGFAAAVLNPQIGRSLSAVHNNPEQKWTVESMAHQAGMSRTVFSCRFSEIMGLTPMQYLTQWRVLKAQRLLAENNVSVEWVAAKVGYESVAAFSRVFKRYTGKGPGAHRKAAKEVEAAA; encoded by the coding sequence ATGGATGTTTTTAGCGACATTTTAGATTTAGTAAAATTTCAAGGTTGTCTCTATTTCACTACCTGTTTCACCAATACTTGGGGTGTTGAAGTACCAACTTTTAAAAAGGTCGCTCGATTTCACTATATTGAAGAAGGCGAGTGCTGGGTAAGCGTCGGTGGAGCTGAACCTGTACAGTTACTCCCGGGTGACTTTATTATCATTCCAAACGGCAGCATGCACCTCCTGAGGAATCATCCTTCTTCAAAGGTTTACCCTCTCACAGAGGTCCTTGAAGACGGTAGTTTCGATGAAACAGGTAGGTTAACTTACAGTAACACCTCAAGTGCCAGCTCACCTCAACCTGCTACCCGATTAATTTGTGGTCATCTTGAATTTGATGATGGGTATGACCATCCCCTTTTTGCGCAGCTGCCATCTTTCATTCTTATAAAAGGCAAGGAAGCCAAAAACTTTTCCTGGTTTGATCAGGCACTGAAAATGATGACGCTTGAGACAAATACAAAACGCCCCGGTCATGACGCTATTGAAAAAAGGCTTTCGGAGATCTTATTTCTTCATGCTATCAGAGTTTGGATTGAAACTTCTGGCGGGCCAAAGGGATTTGCAGCAGCTGTTCTCAACCCACAGATTGGACGCAGCCTAAGCGCCGTTCATAACAACCCCGAACAGAAATGGACGGTTGAGAGCATGGCACATCAGGCAGGTATGTCACGCACTGTATTTTCATGCCGCTTTTCGGAGATTATGGGCCTCACCCCTATGCAATATTTAACACAGTGGCGGGTCTTAAAAGCACAGAGATTACTCGCAGAAAACAACGTTTCAGTTGAATGGGTTGCTGCCAAAGTCGGTTACGAGTCTGTAGCGGCCTTCAGCAGAGTGTTCAAACGCTATACAGGCAAAGGCCCAGGAGCTCATAGAAAAGCAGCCAAAGAAGTTGAAGCCGCAGCTTAA
- a CDS encoding SRPBCC family protein, translated as MTKTTIVRYIDAPIETVFSCISDIRNFSQAIPHIKNVEFLTEQKVGTGTRFIETREMNGGEASTEIEVREYSENDHFRAVADSHGTIWDTIFTVETVKREEGNHTKLVMVMEARAYRLIPKILNPLMKGMVRKAVCADMDAVKQYCEAQSH; from the coding sequence ATGACAAAAACCACTATAGTTCGCTATATTGATGCGCCAATAGAAACTGTGTTTTCCTGTATTTCTGATATCAGGAATTTCTCGCAGGCGATTCCGCATATCAAAAATGTAGAGTTTTTAACTGAACAAAAAGTGGGAACCGGCACCCGGTTTATTGAAACGCGCGAAATGAATGGTGGTGAAGCATCTACCGAAATTGAAGTGCGTGAATATTCAGAAAATGACCATTTTCGTGCGGTTGCTGATAGCCATGGTACAATATGGGATACGATTTTTACTGTTGAAACGGTAAAACGGGAAGAGGGTAACCACACGAAGCTGGTGATGGTTATGGAAGCTCGGGCATACCGATTAATCCCAAAAATTCTTAACCCATTGATGAAGGGTATGGTTCGGAAAGCTGTATGTGCTGATATGGATGCCGTTAAACAGTATTGTGAAGCACAATCTCATTAA
- a CDS encoding serine hydrolase, giving the protein MGRIGKLALLAASSLALTLSPVATKAYSAEEGTAIQATNPPLNKIIQTITNNNNFHGTILVADNGKITHKAGYGFANMEWEIPNSSDSNFYIASLSKSIVAALMVKMAEAGELKLDDTITDHLPGFPADYAKDVTLQHLLTHTSGIPNYIEFEGWFTGKFRGAISKEEFHKTIASYPLKFPIGTDKHYSNSNYYILGSIIEEVTGKSFSAVMQERVFEPLDMVNSGIHTQGRVIPRLALPYESTGEGSYCSYKVDDYCASGYTNMNLFRGGAAIHTTAEDLLKFDQAFYGTDFLSDSAKDTILGGKIPFGWNIHQVPFKEGDAPTKVISYNGGINGYTSLMLRFPNEHRTIIILNNSGNGYRGLVNIGMEIASQLYK; this is encoded by the coding sequence ATGGGAAGAATTGGAAAGTTGGCTTTGCTAGCAGCAAGTAGCCTTGCATTAACTTTATCTCCCGTGGCAACTAAGGCATACTCAGCCGAAGAAGGAACGGCTATTCAGGCAACTAATCCCCCGCTCAACAAAATCATTCAAACCATCACGAATAACAACAACTTCCACGGCACAATTCTAGTCGCAGACAACGGAAAAATCACCCATAAGGCTGGATACGGCTTTGCGAACATGGAATGGGAAATCCCCAATTCTAGTGACAGCAATTTCTATATTGCTTCCCTTTCCAAAAGTATTGTCGCAGCCCTAATGGTAAAAATGGCCGAGGCAGGAGAGCTAAAACTCGATGATACTATCACAGATCATTTGCCAGGTTTCCCAGCTGATTATGCGAAAGATGTAACACTGCAGCACCTATTAACGCATACATCAGGCATACCGAATTATATCGAATTCGAGGGTTGGTTTACAGGTAAATTCAGAGGTGCAATAAGCAAAGAAGAATTCCATAAAACTATTGCCTCTTACCCACTGAAGTTTCCAATTGGTACCGATAAACACTATTCCAATTCCAACTATTATATTCTTGGCTCTATCATTGAAGAGGTTACAGGCAAGTCTTTCTCAGCGGTTATGCAAGAACGTGTCTTTGAACCACTGGACATGGTAAATAGCGGCATACACACCCAAGGCAGAGTAATACCTCGACTGGCCCTACCATACGAATCCACTGGTGAAGGCTCTTATTGCTCCTATAAAGTAGATGACTACTGCGCTAGCGGTTACACGAATATGAACCTGTTCCGAGGTGGTGCCGCAATTCACACGACCGCCGAAGACTTGTTAAAATTTGACCAAGCTTTCTATGGCACTGATTTCTTGTCTGACAGTGCTAAAGACACAATTCTTGGAGGCAAAATCCCGTTCGGCTGGAACATTCATCAAGTACCCTTTAAAGAAGGTGATGCCCCTACAAAAGTGATTAGTTATAATGGCGGTATAAACGGCTATACATCGCTGATGCTCCGCTTCCCTAATGAACACCGTACAATTATCATTCTGAACAATAGTGGCAATGGTTACAGAGGTCTGGTTAACATCGGAATGGAAATCGCGAGCCAGCTTTACAAATAA
- a CDS encoding OsmC family protein, translating to MTEWREHNYKSSIIWTGAGTQGTKSYLSYERDYEIHIEGKPSIKGSSDPMFRGNPDVHNPEDMFLASVSACHMLWFLHICSTNRILVSAYNDHAEGTMHEGEDGAGQFTSVTLHPHATITRKADLRKAHDAHIEANKKCFIANSLNFPVHHHATFDCLGD from the coding sequence ATGACCGAATGGCGCGAACATAATTATAAATCCAGTATCATATGGACGGGTGCTGGCACACAAGGCACGAAAAGTTACCTAAGTTATGAGCGCGATTATGAAATTCATATAGAAGGGAAACCTTCTATAAAAGGCTCTTCTGATCCCATGTTCAGGGGAAATCCCGATGTACACAACCCGGAAGATATGTTTCTAGCATCCGTATCAGCCTGTCATATGCTTTGGTTTCTTCATATCTGTTCTACGAACCGAATTTTGGTGAGTGCTTATAACGACCATGCAGAAGGCACGATGCATGAAGGAGAAGATGGAGCGGGCCAATTCACCAGCGTCACCCTGCATCCACATGCAACAATCACACGTAAAGCTGACCTCCGCAAAGCACACGATGCGCATATCGAAGCTAATAAAAAATGCTTTATTGCCAACTCACTGAATTTTCCAGTGCATCATCATGCAACATTTGATTGCCTCGGTGATTAA
- a CDS encoding TetR/AcrR family transcriptional regulator gives MSQSTTRKRLSPEKRKQQLLEAAIDLFAEKGIGEAKHADIARRVGISTAATFVYFPTREALLEEVVDEVGRYFLTFFNDVEPHTVGAPAILKALSARALFVLDEKPSYMKVWLGWSTRFDLELRSRFMAVQEQILSKVSEILWACEDSISKENRDDARILLSASHTLALMKLDGEPEEKIERFTDHTIQVVLAYGRS, from the coding sequence GTGTCTCAATCAACTACTCGTAAGCGCCTAAGCCCTGAAAAAAGAAAACAGCAGCTTCTTGAAGCAGCTATTGATCTGTTTGCGGAAAAGGGAATCGGGGAAGCAAAGCATGCTGATATTGCCCGACGTGTGGGAATTTCGACAGCCGCGACCTTTGTGTATTTCCCAACTCGTGAAGCGCTTCTTGAGGAAGTAGTTGATGAAGTAGGGCGCTATTTCCTGACCTTTTTTAACGATGTGGAACCACATACGGTAGGTGCGCCTGCTATTCTAAAAGCGCTATCCGCTAGGGCGTTGTTCGTGCTGGATGAAAAACCAAGCTATATGAAGGTCTGGTTAGGCTGGAGCACAAGATTTGATCTCGAACTTAGGTCGCGGTTTATGGCGGTGCAGGAACAAATCCTAAGCAAGGTAAGTGAAATCTTGTGGGCTTGTGAGGATAGCATCAGCAAAGAAAACCGAGATGATGCGCGTATTTTGCTTTCGGCAAGTCATACACTTGCACTGATGAAACTAGACGGTGAACCGGAAGAGAAAATTGAACGTTTCACCGATCATACTATTCAAGTGGTGTTAGCGTACGGGCGTTCTTAA